A region of Streptomyces paludis DNA encodes the following proteins:
- a CDS encoding ATP-binding cassette domain-containing protein produces MKGVGAGVWPAARRFLGRRKGALLRLGGWSLLEAAQTFLGGYCLARALDRGFLAGDTRAGLGWLAVAAGAILLGGPLMRGVFAQLAELVEPLRDALVRRAVDRAMAGALAGRDGGGRDRADGRAVSRLTHQTEIVRDSFAGLVLTARSFFFTAAGALTGLLALAPELLVVVVPPLLLGLAMFLGTLAPMAAAQRAFLDADEALTDRVAALGAGLRDITACGTGAEAAARTRELIDAAARTSRVLARWAAVRTLALGVAGQLPVFLLLAAAPWLLDRGVTAGALMGALAYLVQALLPALHTLMTALGAAGTRLLVVLERFGFEEPAAPEPGASEPAVPEPAVREASVPVQPEPRTPRTPHTPSPRAVPPAVELRSVTLAYGPGAPPVLERLDLAVGRGEHMAVVGPSGIGKSTLTGVVAGLLAPDRGSVLLAGEPVAGRGARDLAALRVLIPQQAYVFTGTVRENLLHLAPDTSAPDLVRAVDALGIDALIGRLGGLEARVEPGTLSQGERQSLALCRAYVSPAPLLILDEATCHLDPVAEARAELALAERPGTLIVVAHRLSSARRAGRVLVLDGTSPAYGTHDELLGRSALYRDLVGHWQSV; encoded by the coding sequence GTGAAGGGCGTGGGAGCGGGGGTGTGGCCCGCCGCGCGGAGGTTTCTCGGGCGGCGGAAGGGCGCGCTGCTCCGGCTCGGCGGCTGGTCGCTGCTGGAGGCCGCGCAGACGTTCCTCGGCGGCTACTGTCTGGCGCGGGCGCTGGACCGGGGTTTTCTGGCCGGGGACACCCGGGCGGGGCTGGGGTGGCTGGCGGTGGCGGCCGGGGCGATCCTGCTGGGCGGGCCGCTGATGCGCGGGGTCTTCGCCCAACTCGCCGAACTGGTCGAGCCGTTGCGGGACGCGCTGGTACGGCGGGCGGTGGACCGGGCGATGGCCGGGGCGCTGGCGGGCCGGGACGGCGGCGGCCGGGACCGCGCTGACGGGCGCGCGGTGTCTCGGCTCACGCACCAGACGGAGATCGTCCGGGACAGCTTCGCCGGACTGGTGCTCACGGCCCGTTCCTTCTTCTTCACGGCGGCGGGCGCGCTGACCGGGCTGCTGGCGCTGGCGCCGGAGCTGCTGGTCGTGGTCGTACCGCCGTTGCTGCTGGGGCTGGCGATGTTCCTGGGGACCCTGGCGCCGATGGCCGCCGCGCAGCGCGCGTTCCTGGACGCCGACGAGGCCCTCACCGACCGGGTCGCCGCCCTCGGCGCCGGGCTGCGCGACATCACGGCGTGCGGTACGGGGGCGGAGGCCGCCGCCCGTACACGCGAGCTGATCGACGCGGCGGCGCGGACCTCGCGCGTGCTGGCGCGATGGGCGGCCGTCCGCACCCTGGCGCTGGGCGTGGCCGGTCAGCTGCCGGTGTTCCTGCTGCTGGCCGCCGCGCCGTGGCTGCTGGACCGGGGGGTCACGGCCGGGGCGCTGATGGGGGCGCTGGCGTATCTGGTCCAGGCGCTGCTGCCCGCCCTGCACACACTGATGACCGCGCTCGGCGCGGCCGGGACGCGGCTGCTCGTGGTGCTGGAGCGCTTCGGGTTCGAGGAACCGGCCGCGCCGGAACCGGGCGCGTCGGAACCGGCCGTACCGGAACCCGCCGTGCGGGAGGCGTCCGTACCCGTACAGCCGGAGCCGCGCACACCGCGCACGCCGCACACACCGTCGCCGCGCGCCGTGCCTCCCGCCGTGGAGCTGCGCTCCGTCACACTGGCGTACGGACCCGGCGCGCCGCCCGTGCTGGAGCGGCTCGACCTGGCCGTCGGGCGGGGCGAGCACATGGCGGTGGTGGGGCCGAGCGGGATCGGCAAGTCGACGCTCACGGGGGTGGTCGCCGGGCTGCTCGCGCCCGACCGGGGATCCGTGCTCCTCGCCGGGGAGCCTGTCGCGGGGCGGGGCGCGCGGGATCTGGCGGCGCTGCGCGTGCTGATCCCGCAGCAGGCGTACGTGTTCACGGGGACGGTCCGGGAGAATCTGCTGCACCTCGCGCCGGACACGTCCGCCCCCGACCTCGTCCGGGCCGTCGACGCGCTCGGCATCGACGCCCTGATCGGCCGGCTCGGGGGACTGGAGGCCCGGGTCGAGCCCGGCACGCTCTCCCAGGGGGAGCGCCAGTCGCTGGCGCTGTGCCGCGCGTATGTCTCCCCCGCCCCGCTGCTGATCCTGGACGAGGCGACCTGCCATCTGGATCCGGTCGCGGAGGCGCGCGCGGAGCTGGCCCTCGCCGAGCGCCCGGGCACCCTGATCGTCGTCGCGCACCGGCTGTCGTCCGCGCGCCGGGCCGGCCGGGTCCTCGTACTGGACGGGACCAGCCCGGCGTACGGGACGCACGACGAGCTGCTCGGCCGGTCCGCGCTCTACCGGGATCTGGTGGGGCACTGGCAGAGCGTCTGA
- a CDS encoding response regulator transcription factor translates to MIRVLVVHKMGLFRSALVALLRPEETLDVSAAAGRTAFRGAYGVPPHVYVADIDCIDSPGYAGPAGLTPGDLGYEPALLVLAGARKPGALRRAFDAGALGYVSKDGEPGRLVEGIHKVARGERFVDEALAFDFLEAADMPLTPRELSVLAHAAEGAPIEEIARSLHLSNGTIRNYLAAAIRKVGGRNRLDAIRISQGAGWL, encoded by the coding sequence GTGATCCGAGTTCTCGTGGTGCACAAAATGGGTCTGTTCCGCTCGGCGCTCGTGGCGTTACTGCGGCCCGAGGAGACGCTCGATGTGTCGGCCGCCGCGGGGCGTACGGCATTTCGCGGGGCGTACGGTGTTCCCCCGCATGTTTATGTGGCGGACATCGACTGTATTGACTCACCCGGGTACGCGGGACCGGCCGGACTCACCCCCGGTGACCTGGGCTACGAGCCGGCGTTGCTGGTCCTGGCCGGTGCCCGGAAACCGGGAGCCCTGCGCAGGGCTTTTGACGCGGGGGCGCTCGGATACGTCAGCAAGGACGGTGAGCCGGGGAGATTGGTGGAAGGTATCCACAAAGTCGCCCGGGGGGAGAGATTCGTCGATGAGGCACTGGCATTCGATTTCCTTGAGGCCGCGGATATGCCCCTGACACCCCGGGAACTCAGTGTTCTCGCCCACGCCGCGGAGGGCGCTCCGATCGAGGAAATCGCACGTTCGCTCCATCTTTCGAACGGCACGATACGGAACTATCTCGCCGCCGCGATACGGAAGGTCGGCGGGCGCAACCGGCTGGACGCGATACGCATATCGCAGGGCGCGGGCTGGCTCTGA
- the htpX gene encoding zinc metalloprotease HtpX, whose translation MTTRNRYTPDRGLTTRMVTTMFLIGLLYVVLVGVLLAVLNHAWPIILIVAGGLFIAQFWFSDKIAAFSMGAREVTPEEAPELHGAVDRICALADMPKPRVAIAQSDIPNAFATGRSERSSLVCATTGLLRRLEPEELEGVLAHEMSHVAHRDVAVMTIASFLGVLAGLITRVALYSGLARNSRNAGPAGIALMLIPLVSSVVYVIGFLLTRLLSRYRELSADRAAALLTGRPSALASALTKVSGQMSRIPTEDLRKAEPYNAFFFVPAFSSKESLSRLFSSHPTLEQRLDQLARISADLARP comes from the coding sequence ATGACGACACGGAACCGCTACACGCCGGACCGCGGTCTGACCACGCGCATGGTCACCACCATGTTCCTGATCGGTCTGCTCTACGTGGTCCTGGTCGGGGTGCTGCTGGCGGTGCTGAACCACGCCTGGCCGATCATCCTGATCGTCGCGGGCGGTCTGTTCATCGCGCAGTTCTGGTTCAGCGACAAGATCGCGGCGTTCAGTATGGGCGCGCGGGAGGTCACTCCGGAGGAGGCGCCCGAGCTGCACGGCGCCGTGGACCGGATCTGCGCGCTGGCCGACATGCCCAAGCCCCGGGTGGCCATCGCCCAGAGCGACATCCCCAACGCGTTCGCGACCGGCCGGAGCGAGCGCAGCTCACTCGTCTGCGCCACCACCGGGCTGCTGCGCCGGCTGGAGCCGGAGGAGCTGGAGGGCGTGCTCGCGCACGAGATGTCCCATGTGGCCCACCGCGATGTCGCCGTCATGACCATCGCCTCGTTCCTGGGGGTGCTGGCGGGTCTGATCACCCGGGTCGCGCTGTACAGCGGGCTGGCCCGCAACAGCCGGAACGCGGGCCCGGCGGGTATCGCGCTCATGCTGATACCGCTGGTCAGCTCGGTCGTCTATGTGATCGGCTTTCTGCTGACCCGGCTGCTCTCGCGCTACCGCGAGCTGTCCGCCGACCGAGCCGCCGCGCTGCTGACCGGCCGTCCCTCGGCACTCGCGTCGGCCCTGACGAAGGTGAGCGGCCAGATGTCGCGGATCCCGACGGAGGATCTGCGCAAGGCGGAGCCGTACAACGCGTTCTTCTTCGTCCCGGCCTTCTCCTCGAAGGAGAGCCTGAGCAGGCTGTTCTCGTCGCACCCGACACTGGAACAGCGGCTGGACCAGCTCGCCCGGATCTCCGCCGACCTGGCCCGCCCGTAA
- the pspAB gene encoding PspA-associated protein PspAB, whose amino-acid sequence MGLLDTILGRSKPVRPNLDQLFALPSAALTLQAGAGYTPTGLGSVCFAGVEGGGFARIRQEVRELLDADTGRSGPPVTFSQDGYGYTWLLAQRAPDDLAALVNDVHAVNTLLQDGGFGPQLLCSLVGFRDAEQRPLALVYLYKRGSFYPFAPLPDGTEKRDSQRELQVRAVLGDDLRIEPDLARWFPVWGAPGL is encoded by the coding sequence GTGGGCCTTCTCGACACCATCCTCGGCCGCAGCAAGCCCGTCCGCCCCAACCTCGACCAGCTGTTCGCCCTGCCGTCCGCGGCCCTCACCCTCCAGGCCGGCGCCGGATACACCCCCACCGGTCTGGGGTCCGTCTGCTTCGCGGGCGTGGAGGGCGGCGGGTTCGCGCGGATCCGGCAGGAGGTACGGGAGCTGCTCGACGCGGACACCGGACGGTCCGGACCGCCCGTCACGTTCAGCCAGGACGGGTACGGCTACACCTGGCTGCTCGCCCAGCGGGCGCCCGACGACCTCGCCGCCCTCGTCAACGACGTACACGCGGTCAACACCCTGCTCCAGGACGGCGGTTTCGGGCCGCAGCTCCTCTGTTCGCTGGTCGGTTTCCGGGACGCGGAGCAGCGCCCGCTCGCGCTCGTCTATCTCTACAAGCGGGGCAGTTTCTATCCGTTCGCCCCGCTGCCCGACGGTACGGAGAAGCGCGACAGCCAGCGGGAGCTGCAGGTCAGGGCGGTGCTCGGGGACGATCTGCGGATCGAGCCGGATCTCGCGCGCTGGTTCCCGGTCTGGGGCGCGCCGGGGCTGTGA
- a CDS encoding SMP-30/gluconolactonase/LRE family protein, translated as MRAEDWTGVVTYHGEGPGWDPHIGRLRAVDMLAGDILTFDGAGVPERLHVGEVAAAWRPRVSGGLVAAVERGFALIAPDGTVSTGAELWSDQSVRMNEGGCDPAGNFYCGSMAYDIRPGAGTVYRLTPGGDISVAHTGVTISNGLAWAPDGTFAYYVDTPTHSIARVTVDPGTGRFATPEPWVTIDPADGAPDGITLDAEGGVWVALWGGSAVRRYAADGALDAVVEVDARQVSACAFGGDDYRRLFITTSRQDLPDGEDPAAGAVFTVEPGIGGVAPLPYAG; from the coding sequence ATGCGCGCGGAGGACTGGACCGGGGTCGTCACCTACCACGGTGAGGGGCCCGGCTGGGATCCCCACATCGGCCGGCTGCGGGCCGTCGACATGCTGGCCGGGGACATCCTGACCTTCGACGGCGCCGGGGTGCCCGAGCGGCTCCATGTGGGCGAGGTCGCCGCGGCCTGGCGGCCCCGCGTGTCCGGCGGGCTCGTGGCGGCCGTCGAGCGCGGTTTCGCGCTGATCGCCCCGGACGGCACGGTGAGCACCGGCGCCGAGCTGTGGAGCGACCAGTCGGTCCGGATGAACGAGGGCGGCTGCGACCCGGCCGGCAACTTCTACTGCGGGTCGATGGCCTACGACATCCGCCCCGGCGCCGGCACCGTCTACCGCCTCACCCCCGGCGGCGACATCTCCGTCGCCCACACCGGCGTGACCATCTCCAACGGCCTCGCCTGGGCACCGGACGGCACCTTCGCCTACTACGTCGACACCCCCACCCACTCCATCGCCCGGGTGACCGTCGACCCCGGGACCGGCCGGTTCGCGACGCCCGAACCCTGGGTCACCATCGATCCGGCCGACGGCGCCCCCGACGGCATCACGCTCGACGCCGAGGGCGGGGTCTGGGTCGCGCTCTGGGGCGGCTCGGCGGTCCGCCGCTACGCCGCCGACGGCGCCCTGGACGCGGTGGTCGAGGTCGACGCCCGCCAGGTCAGCGCCTGCGCGTTCGGCGGCGACGACTACCGGCGGCTGTTCATCACCACCTCGCGCCAGGACCTCCCCGACGGCGAGGACCCGGCGGCGGGCGCGGTCTTCACCGTGGAGCCGGGGATCGGCGGAGTCGCCCCGCTGCCGTACGCGGGGTAG
- a CDS encoding DUF2975 domain-containing protein, producing MTPLRNAGWDRTDGRALEWLLGLGAALVAVFSVIIPLLGVFGVLDGGASSRIVGLRSATTAQDTGGADGMTLTGTHQAELSFAQPDLAQRTLLVLPELFTGVMLLVIAYLLFCTVRTVRTGDPFVPANARRVAGIAGAVLAMGVTGPVLDMITTAQLVGGTVADQHVVAEGTFSAAPILLGLLIAALSEVFRRGARLRADTEGLV from the coding sequence ATGACACCTCTCCGGAACGCCGGTTGGGACCGGACAGACGGCCGGGCACTGGAGTGGCTGCTCGGCCTGGGGGCGGCCCTGGTGGCCGTGTTCAGTGTGATAATCCCGCTCCTCGGTGTGTTCGGTGTGCTGGACGGCGGGGCCTCCTCCCGGATCGTCGGGCTCCGGTCCGCCACCACCGCCCAGGACACCGGCGGCGCCGACGGGATGACACTCACCGGCACCCACCAGGCGGAACTGTCCTTCGCCCAGCCGGATCTGGCCCAGCGCACCCTGCTCGTGCTGCCCGAGCTGTTCACCGGGGTGATGCTGCTCGTCATCGCGTATCTGCTGTTCTGCACGGTCCGTACCGTGCGGACCGGCGACCCGTTCGTGCCGGCCAACGCGCGGCGGGTGGCGGGCATCGCGGGGGCGGTCCTGGCGATGGGGGTCACCGGCCCGGTGCTCGACATGATCACCACCGCGCAGCTCGTCGGAGGCACGGTCGCCGACCAGCACGTGGTCGCCGAGGGCACGTTCAGCGCGGCGCCGATCCTCCTCGGGCTGCTGATCGCGGCGCTCTCCGAGGTCTTCCGGCGCGGCGCCCGGCTGCGCGCCGACACCGAGGGGCTGGTCTGA
- a CDS encoding helix-turn-helix domain-containing protein — protein MPPEDEHRVAVHLDRLLAERGMTLTELAGRVGVTVVNLSILKNGRAKAIRFSTLTAICQALQCGPGDLLSCEPSEPQPGQ, from the coding sequence ATGCCGCCGGAGGACGAGCACCGGGTCGCGGTGCATCTGGACCGGCTGCTGGCGGAGCGCGGTATGACGCTGACCGAGCTGGCCGGACGGGTCGGTGTCACCGTCGTCAATCTGTCGATCCTCAAGAACGGGCGGGCCAAGGCGATCCGGTTCTCCACACTGACCGCGATCTGCCAGGCGCTCCAGTGCGGTCCGGGCGATCTGCTGAGCTGTGAGCCGTCGGAGCCGCAGCCCGGTCAGTAG
- a CDS encoding levansucrase, translating into MIHDTTHAYLAGLESRLAADGCAPRQDNWGGAPVLVGRRADFRLRWMATRLHLFTIAAAVPHIDFQTIATFTNQSLQYARKNKGGLPVGLQTGVAVLPVLVSERVDPAALAWAREKQRNEFACIARPVVVDSARGEIAFFRGHPMIGGIYSSHLVKKGDAYLEWRA; encoded by the coding sequence ATGATCCACGACACGACACACGCTTATCTCGCCGGACTGGAAAGCCGGCTGGCGGCCGACGGGTGCGCTCCGCGCCAGGACAACTGGGGAGGCGCCCCCGTGCTGGTCGGGCGGCGCGCGGACTTCCGGCTCCGCTGGATGGCCACCCGGCTGCATCTGTTCACCATCGCGGCGGCGGTCCCGCACATCGACTTCCAGACCATCGCCACCTTCACGAACCAGTCGCTCCAGTACGCCAGGAAGAACAAGGGCGGTCTGCCCGTCGGGCTCCAGACCGGGGTGGCGGTCCTCCCGGTCCTGGTCAGCGAGCGGGTCGATCCGGCGGCGCTCGCATGGGCCCGGGAGAAGCAGCGCAACGAGTTCGCCTGTATCGCCCGGCCCGTCGTGGTGGACTCGGCCAGGGGGGAGATCGCGTTCTTCCGGGGCCACCCGATGATCGGCGGGATCTACTCGTCCCACCTGGTCAAGAAGGGCGACGCCTACCTGGAGTGGCGCGCCTGA
- a CDS encoding LacI family DNA-binding transcriptional regulator — translation MADVARRAGVSSQTVSRVSNGHPGVVEATRRQVLAAMKELDYRPNSAARALKRGEFRTIGIILFTLSTTGNVRTLEAIAASAAQQGYAITLLPVAVPTQDQVRGAFTRLGELAVDAIIVIMEVHLLDSATVALPPNVGVVVVDSNAGDRYSVVDTDQAGGAREAVRHLLDLGHRTVWHLAGPESSYAAQHRADAWRATLDGAGREIPPLLRGDWSAESGYRAGQRLAREPGCTAVFAANDQMALGLLRALHESGRAVPEQVSVVGFDDIPDANSYLPPLTTVHQDFAEVGRRCVEGALRQIREHTEEHGTTLVPTRLVVRESTAPPPAPAA, via the coding sequence ATGGCGGATGTCGCCCGCCGGGCCGGGGTCTCCTCGCAGACCGTCTCCCGGGTCTCCAACGGTCACCCGGGAGTGGTGGAGGCGACCCGGCGGCAGGTGCTCGCCGCGATGAAGGAGCTGGACTACCGGCCCAACAGCGCGGCCCGCGCGCTCAAGCGCGGCGAGTTCCGGACCATCGGCATCATCCTGTTCACCCTCTCGACCACCGGCAACGTCCGCACACTGGAGGCCATCGCGGCCTCCGCGGCGCAACAGGGATACGCGATCACACTGCTCCCGGTGGCGGTCCCGACACAGGACCAAGTACGCGGCGCCTTCACGCGGTTGGGCGAGCTGGCCGTCGACGCCATCATCGTGATCATGGAGGTCCATCTGCTGGACTCGGCCACCGTGGCACTGCCGCCGAACGTCGGTGTGGTGGTGGTCGACTCCAACGCCGGCGACCGCTACAGCGTGGTCGACACCGACCAGGCGGGCGGCGCCCGCGAGGCGGTCCGCCATCTGCTGGACCTCGGGCACCGGACCGTCTGGCATCTCGCGGGCCCCGAGTCCTCGTACGCGGCGCAGCACCGCGCCGACGCCTGGCGCGCCACCCTGGACGGGGCCGGCCGCGAGATCCCGCCGCTGCTGCGCGGCGACTGGTCGGCCGAGTCGGGCTACCGCGCCGGGCAGCGGCTCGCCCGGGAGCCCGGCTGCACGGCGGTCTTCGCCGCGAACGACCAGATGGCGCTCGGCCTGCTGCGCGCACTGCACGAATCGGGCCGAGCGGTCCCGGAACAGGTCAGTGTGGTCGGCTTCGACGACATCCCCGACGCCAACTCGTATCTGCCCCCGCTCACCACCGTCCACCAGGACTTCGCCGAGGTGGGACGGCGGTGTGTCGAGGGCGCCCTGCGGCAGATCCGGGAACACACCGAGGAGCACGGCACCACACTCGTCCCCACCCGGCTGGTGGTACGGGAGAGCACGGCGCCGCCACCCGCCCCGGCCGCGTGA
- a CDS encoding carbohydrate ABC transporter permease, producing MTALSPPSTAGRPAPPRGPRRRRALIGWGFIGPFMAVFALVFLAPICYSIYLSLFRTQLVGGTSFVGFDNYQRALEDPNFWSALGRVTLFLAVQVPVMLGIALLVALAIDSGRLYGKNFFRIAIFLPYAVPAVVAALMWGFMYGTRFGLVGNINDAFGVTLPDPLSSGLVLASIGNIVTWEFVGYNMLIFYAALRVIPHSLYEAAEIDGAGQWRIISAIKLPAIRGALVIATIFSIIGSFQLFNEPSILKNLAPNTITTDFTPNFYTYSLAFSGQQHNYAATVAIIMGIFTMIIAYAVQLRGMRKEA from the coding sequence ATGACGGCATTGTCACCGCCTTCCACAGCGGGACGACCCGCCCCGCCACGGGGCCCCCGACGCAGGCGGGCCCTGATCGGCTGGGGCTTCATCGGACCGTTCATGGCGGTCTTCGCCCTGGTCTTCCTGGCCCCGATCTGCTACTCGATCTATCTGAGCCTCTTCCGGACCCAGCTGGTCGGCGGCACCTCGTTCGTCGGGTTCGACAACTACCAGCGTGCTCTGGAGGACCCGAACTTCTGGTCCGCGCTGGGCCGGGTGACCCTCTTCCTGGCCGTGCAGGTGCCGGTGATGCTCGGGATCGCGCTGCTGGTCGCGCTGGCCATCGACAGCGGCCGGCTCTACGGCAAGAACTTCTTCCGGATCGCGATCTTCCTCCCCTACGCCGTACCCGCCGTGGTGGCCGCCCTGATGTGGGGCTTCATGTACGGCACCCGCTTCGGCCTGGTCGGCAACATCAACGACGCCTTCGGTGTCACACTGCCCGACCCGCTCTCCTCCGGCCTGGTGCTCGCCTCCATCGGCAACATCGTGACCTGGGAGTTCGTCGGCTACAACATGCTGATCTTCTACGCGGCGCTGCGGGTCATCCCGCACTCGCTGTACGAGGCGGCGGAGATCGACGGCGCCGGGCAGTGGCGCATCATCAGCGCCATCAAGCTCCCCGCGATCCGGGGCGCGCTGGTCATCGCCACGATCTTCTCGATCATCGGAAGCTTCCAGCTCTTCAACGAGCCGAGCATCCTGAAGAACCTGGCACCCAACACGATCACCACGGACTTCACGCCGAACTTCTACACCTACTCGCTGGCCTTCTCCGGCCAGCAGCACAACTACGCGGCCACGGTCGCGATCATCATGGGCATCTTCACCATGATCATCGCCTATGCCGTCCAGCTCCGCGGCATGCGAAAGGAAGCGTGA
- a CDS encoding carbohydrate ABC transporter permease, which produces MGAPAPATATPAEDRAPRPTTGLRTPRPKRRGGVNSPRRSVLLTVLTGLILVYALVPLVWLVINSTKTQTGLFSSSGLWFGSDFAFFSNIKDTLTYNDGVFVRWLLNTLLYVVVGAGGATFLAVLGGYALAKFQFPGKRGIFAVVIGAVAVPGTALAVPTFLMFSKMGLTDTPWAVIIPSLISPFGLYLMWVFAAEAIPTELLEAARIDGASEVRTFFTVSLPLLAPGIVTVLLFTMVATWNNYFLPLIMLKDPDWYPLTLGLNSWNAQAQTNGGEAIYNLVITGSLLTIVPLIAAFLLLQRYWQSGLAAGSVKE; this is translated from the coding sequence ATGGGAGCCCCCGCCCCGGCCACCGCCACCCCGGCCGAGGACCGCGCGCCGCGCCCCACCACCGGGCTGCGCACCCCCCGCCCCAAACGACGCGGCGGTGTCAACAGCCCGCGCCGCAGTGTGCTCCTCACCGTGCTGACCGGTCTGATCCTGGTCTACGCGCTGGTGCCACTGGTCTGGCTCGTGATCAACTCGACCAAGACCCAGACCGGTCTGTTCTCCTCCTCCGGGCTCTGGTTCGGCAGCGACTTCGCGTTCTTCAGCAACATCAAGGACACCCTCACCTACAACGACGGTGTGTTCGTCCGCTGGCTGCTGAACACCCTGCTCTACGTGGTGGTGGGGGCCGGGGGCGCGACGTTCCTGGCGGTGCTCGGCGGGTACGCGCTCGCCAAGTTCCAGTTCCCCGGCAAGCGCGGCATCTTCGCGGTGGTGATCGGCGCCGTCGCCGTCCCCGGTACGGCGCTGGCGGTCCCCACCTTCCTGATGTTCAGCAAGATGGGACTGACCGACACCCCCTGGGCGGTCATCATCCCTTCGCTGATCTCGCCGTTCGGCCTCTATCTGATGTGGGTCTTCGCCGCCGAGGCGATCCCCACCGAGCTGCTGGAGGCCGCCCGGATCGACGGCGCCAGCGAGGTCCGTACCTTCTTCACGGTGAGCCTGCCGCTGCTGGCCCCGGGCATTGTGACGGTGCTGCTGTTCACCATGGTCGCGACCTGGAACAACTACTTCCTGCCGCTGATCATGCTGAAGGACCCGGACTGGTACCCGCTCACCCTGGGGCTCAACTCCTGGAACGCCCAGGCACAGACCAACGGTGGCGAAGCCATCTACAACCTGGTGATCACCGGCTCCCTGCTCACCATCGTGCCCCTGATCGCCGCGTTCCTGCTGCTCCAGCGGTACTGGCAGTCCGGCCTGGCCGCCGGAAGCGTCAAGGAGTGA
- a CDS encoding ABC transporter substrate-binding protein — MYNTTRRRGVRGAGLASVVALALTLTACGGSSDDGGGTESGSADDVKTALEKGGNLTVWTWDSTIPKVAKDFEAAHPKVKVKVVNAGTSKDEYTALQNAISAGKGVPDVAQIEYFALGQFSLAKSVADLSQYGADKLADSYSPGPWNAVTSGKAVYGLPVDSGPMALYYNKKVFDKYKIAVPTTWDEYVTAAEKLHKADPKAYITADTGEAGFATSLIWQAGGHPYKVDGTNVGIDFTDAGSATYAKTWQKLIDGKLLSPVTSWTDEWFKGLGDGTIATLATGAWMPTNLKTGAPGAAGDWRVAPLPQWKAGEKSSAESGGSSLAVPAASKNKALAYAFTEYAAAGAGVKSRVKDGAYPATTADMTSKEFLDTKFDYFGGQEINKVFAQSASEVAPDWQYLPFQVYANSIFNDTVGKAYVSGTKLTEGFAAWQKQSIAYGTEQGFTVK, encoded by the coding sequence ATGTACAACACAACGCGCCGGCGCGGCGTGCGCGGTGCCGGTCTGGCCTCCGTGGTCGCCCTCGCCCTGACCCTGACGGCCTGCGGCGGTTCCTCCGACGACGGCGGCGGCACCGAGTCGGGGAGCGCCGACGACGTCAAGACGGCCCTCGAAAAGGGCGGCAACCTCACGGTCTGGACCTGGGACTCCACCATTCCCAAGGTCGCCAAGGACTTCGAGGCCGCGCACCCCAAGGTGAAGGTCAAGGTCGTCAACGCGGGCACCTCGAAGGACGAGTACACCGCCCTTCAGAACGCGATCTCGGCGGGCAAGGGTGTCCCCGACGTCGCGCAGATCGAGTACTTCGCCCTGGGCCAGTTCTCCCTGGCCAAGTCCGTCGCCGACCTCTCCCAGTACGGCGCGGACAAGCTCGCGGACTCCTACTCGCCCGGCCCGTGGAACGCGGTCACCTCCGGCAAGGCCGTCTACGGTCTGCCGGTCGACTCGGGCCCGATGGCGCTGTACTACAACAAGAAGGTCTTCGACAAGTACAAGATCGCGGTCCCGACCACCTGGGACGAGTACGTGACGGCGGCCGAGAAGCTGCACAAGGCCGACCCGAAGGCGTACATCACCGCCGACACCGGCGAGGCGGGCTTCGCCACCAGTCTGATCTGGCAGGCCGGCGGCCACCCGTACAAGGTCGACGGCACCAACGTCGGCATCGACTTCACCGACGCGGGCAGCGCCACGTACGCCAAGACCTGGCAGAAGCTGATCGACGGCAAGCTGCTGTCGCCGGTCACCTCGTGGACCGACGAGTGGTTCAAGGGACTGGGTGACGGCACGATCGCCACCCTGGCCACCGGCGCCTGGATGCCCACCAACCTCAAGACGGGCGCGCCCGGCGCGGCCGGCGACTGGCGGGTGGCCCCGCTGCCGCAGTGGAAGGCGGGCGAGAAGTCCAGCGCGGAGAGCGGCGGCAGCTCGCTGGCCGTCCCGGCCGCGAGCAAGAACAAGGCGCTCGCCTACGCGTTCACCGAGTACGCCGCCGCCGGCGCGGGCGTCAAGTCCCGTGTGAAGGACGGCGCGTACCCGGCGACCACCGCCGACATGACGTCCAAGGAGTTCCTGGACACGAAGTTCGACTACTTCGGCGGTCAGGAGATCAACAAGGTCTTCGCGCAGTCGGCGTCCGAGGTCGCACCCGACTGGCAGTACCTGCCCTTCCAGGTCTACGCCAACTCCATCTTCAACGACACCGTCGGCAAGGCGTATGTCTCGGGCACCAAGCTGACCGAGGGATTCGCCGCCTGGCAGAAGCAGTCCATCGCCTACGGCACGGAACAGGGCTTCACCGTCAAGTAA